In a single window of the Centropristis striata isolate RG_2023a ecotype Rhode Island chromosome 18, C.striata_1.0, whole genome shotgun sequence genome:
- the zgc:112001 gene encoding ankyrin repeat domain-containing protein 9, translating into MASLSVSSAAQSIEKYRKSFSLLFYRAVRDLKPVWMLEDIRTMETFYQEEDASQRIYTPSEALLYAVVHDHQAYAQYLLGRFNGEALAKPGERFCCCPSSAPHLAMAVRYDRRYILGLILQETHRLSNAPSYTERTGCFHMEDGRTPLHLACELLRPEVVIMLLGNGASPHAPDHNGLTPLDVILEKLRDSKDVNGGGRRQCLDNLLMFMPKVHFKMKGTLSREPEPWSKMLGEETYKYLTERSPAPLVLIAMQTIMKHLSPATFPDSLHELPIPSSLKPPGLPVTQRDRHRVV; encoded by the coding sequence ATGGCCTCTTTAAGCGTCAGCTCGGCGGCTCAGAGCATCGAGAAGTATCGCAAGTCCTTCTCGCTGCTCTTCTACCGGGCTGTGCGGGACCTGAAGCCGGTCTGGATGCTGGAGGACATTCGGACGATGGAGACGTTTTATCAGGAGGAGGACGCCAGCCAGAGGATTTATACCCCGTCGGAGGCTTTGCTGTATGCAGTAGTACACGACCACCAGGCGTACGCCCAGTACCTGCTCGGCCGGTTCAACGGAGAAGCGCTCGCTAAGCCCGGGGAGCGCTTCTGCTGCTGCCCCTCCTCTGCCCCGCACCTGGCCATGGCTGTCCGCTACGACAGGCGCTACATCCTCGGCCTCATCTTACAGGAAACCCACCGGCTTTCTAACGCGCCTTCCTACACGGAGCGAACTGGTTGTTTTCACATGGAGGACGGCAGAACCCCTTTACATCTGGCCTGCGAGCTGCTGCGGCCCGAGGTGGTCATCATGCTGCTGGGGAACGGAGCGTCCCCGCACGCCCCGGACCACAATGGCTTAACGCCGCTGGATGTCATTCTGGAGAAACTCAGGGACTCCAAGGACGTGAACGGCGGGGGGAGGAGGCAGTGTCTGGACAACCTGCTCATGTTCATGCCAAAGGTTCACTTCAAGATGAAAGGGACTCTGAGTAGAGAGCCGGAGCCGTGGAGCAAGATGCTGGGCGAGGAGACGTACAAGTACCTGACAGAGAGAAGCCCGGCGCCGCTGGTCCTCATTGCTATGCAGACTATAATGAAGCATTTGAGTCCTGCGACCTTCCCGGACAGCCTGCATGAGCTGCCCATCCCCTCTTCCCTCAAACCACCCGGCCTGCCTGTGACCCAGCGGGACAGGCACAGGGTGGTCTGA